The genomic interval ACCCCACTCAGGTCGCGCATTGGCCATGCTCGATTTCGATCGAGATGGTCGGCAAGATTTCGTCGTGACGAACTTGCTGGAATCGTCATCACTGCTGCTGAACGAAACCGTGCAAGCCAATCACTGGATTAAGATTGGATTGGTGGGCACGAACAGCGAACGCGATGCAATCGGCGCACGCGTCACGATTACCAGCGGAGCGAGGCAGTGGTCGCATTGGGTGACGTCGGGGGACGGTTACTTGTGCAAGAACGAGAGCGAAATGCACGTCGGCCTGGGCGACACCGCGGCGATCGATCACATCGATGTCCAGTGGCCCGACGGGACAACGCAGACTTTCCAGGACATCCCCATCGATCAAAAAGTGCTGTTGATCCAAGGCCAACCTACATTCCAACTGCAGTGATCGGGAATGGCAAGACGCTTGGCGGGGCACGCTATCGACTTGGAAAGTCGAGCGACGATTGTCGTTCGACTTTCCAAGTCGAGAACGCACAACACGATCCGCCCAAACACAAACCATACGCTTCGTGCTGTGCTGCGTAACTGTTACCTCCCCCGGCTGCTGAGTGAGGTGACAGAAACCTGCGAAGCGCCGCTGTACCGCAACAACTGATTATTGAACAGCACACCGTAGAGCTACATCAACAAAGCTACACTTATTTCCCGCCCGCTGCCGCGCGGAGTTGCTTTTCTCGCTGAGCGAACTGTTGTGACAGCGTCGGGTTGACTGTGCGGTACAGCACCGAGAGTGAATGATAGGGAGGTGTGTAACTGCCATCGATTTCAATCGCTGCACGGAAAGCCCGTTCTGCATCTGGAATTCGTCCCACACGGGCCAAACACAGTCCAAGATTGTATTGATCACTGGCGGTGCGCCGGATCCGCGTCAGTTCCTCCAGCGATTGCACTGCATCGGCAAAGTTACCGTTGTCCATCAGCAACATCGACAACGCCTCCAACGCGGCTTCGCGACTTCTGAGCGGTCGTGGTTCCAGTTGCAAAGTCTGAGGCGCAAACCGAAGGACGCGTTGCCGCTGACGAATGACTTCTGCACGATTGGCGTCCACCGGAGGCAAGTTCTCGGCTTTGATCCATGCCATGCGAGCCAACAAGCTGTAGATTTCGGCGTCACTGCGATCGTTGCGAAGCAACTCCAGCAACTGGTCGCTTTCCTGATACTGAGCAAGCGGACCTAGATTCCCCAGTTGGGCTTGATCCACCGCGTTGTAAGCCTCCGCCAAGCGATCTCGTCGTGCGAGTTGTTGCTCGCTCAATGAGGTCGTCTGTTGCAATCGTCGCAACTGCCGCGGCGTGATGTCGACGTTTTGCGGAACGCCATCGCGATAAATCGCAATCAGGTGACTGGTGGTGCTGGTGTGCGGTACTTCACTGGCGATGGAAGGCATATGACAAGAAACGCAATCGTTGCCGCACTGCGTTTCGCGATCTGCGATCGGCATGGCGCATCCCTGGTCGGCGTGACACTGATTGCATTGGTCACGTCGATAGGAGACTTGGTCGGCAATGGGCTCACTACGATGTGAATCGTGACAGGTGACACAAGTCAAAGTTTCCGATTGCACGTAACACGGACTTTGCCACATCTGATCGAAATGGCCGGTGAATACTTTGCTGAAATCGCCGGGCGGTTCGTTCTTGTAGTGCACGCGGGTCTGAGCCAAGTCTTCGCCCGCGACGAAATCCCAAATGTCTTTCCCTGCCGCGTGGACGACCACGTCGCCTTGCAAGTGGCACTGCCCGCACATTGACTCCACTTGCATCCGATCCAGCTCATTGGGATTCACGATTTTTGAGTCCACGACCTCAGTCGGCTCCGTTTTGTTTGTCGCGACATCGCGATACAACCGGGTGTGTTCTTCACCGGGGCCGTGACAACGCTCGCAACCGATCGCCAGCTCATGAATGATCGGCTTGTGAGGATTGTTGTCGCGACGACTGACCAGTCCTGCGTGACAGAACAGGCAATCGGCATCAATCAAACGCGTCATCGCAAAATGATTCGGTTGGTCGTAGCCGGGTGCCATGCCAAAGTGATCGCTGCCCCGATACCATGTCACCGGTGATTGCAACAGATAGTCCTCGTCCGTCAACAGATAGCCTTGCGCAAACGCGCCGCTGCCCATCGCGTAGCCCACGGGCAATTCATTGACCAAGACACGATCACGCGGGCCGTCTCCGAAGCGTTTCCACTCGCGGTGCCAGAGCGTCCCCTCTTGCTCAACCGTATCGTATTCACGCCCGCTGGCAGGATGCTGCAGCTTGATGTCCCGCGATCGATCCTTCATCGCGTCGACCAGGGAAAGCGATCGGCTGTGATGCGTTTCTAGAAAGCTGGCATGGCGGTTGGGGTGGCACTGAGCACAGGTTGCCGTGCCGACATAACCCTCGGGGAACTCACCTTGCGGTGCCAGTGTGGTCGACCAAGGAGATGCGTTGAGCGGTTCCGACGAATCACCGTCGGATCGTTCGGCGGAGTCCGTCGCGTCGGGCTCTCTGGCGGCTGATTTTGATGCGTTCGCTGCAGACGTGGCTTGAGAGGACTGGTCGGCACCGGTCGGCGTTTGCGGACCGGAATTTTCCACAGGGGAGCCACACCCGCTGGCCACCCAGCAGAGGATGGCGAGGGCGATTGCGGAAACGATTCGCTGGGACAAGTCTCGCACTGGCCGCGTGTACCGTGAAAAAGGATCGATTCGGAGTCCCGAATATACAGAAAAAAACCTCGCCCACGGATGCGGGCGAGGTTTCGAATTGTGATCAAGTAACCAGAGGTGTTACTGGTTCAACTGTTCTTCGATGACTTCTTTGGCAGCCCGTGTGCCCATGGCACCCCAAAGCCCATAGGGGCTCTTCTTGCCGGGCCTGTTGTAGAAGCTGATCGAAGGAGCATTTTGGTCGCCCGCCTCGATGGAGTCGGAGATGAAGATCACAGCACCGTCGCCCATCAGGATGTGGGCACCACCTTGGTGACGGCTACTTGGTGGCAATGAGCCAGCAGCGTCTTGGTGACCACCCATGCACGACTCGGCATTCGGAGGACGAATGGTCCAGACCATGTTGGAGGTCGCTTGGTAGAATGCCCAGTTCATCCCGCGAGACTGACGATCGCTGTGGATCAAGTTCGGGGTTGTGCAAGTACCGCCTTGGCACCAGAAGTTTGGTGCCAAGGGATCCAACTGGTTGTTCTCAACACACCACATCGGATTGAACTGAGGACCGGCCGTTCCGACGGCGTCCCATTGATCACCGTTGGTCACCGAGATGGCACTTCGCTTGTCGAGGTCACCCAAGTCCGAGACGATTTCACCCATGCATACGGTGTTGGACAAACCGTCCAAAATGTCTCGGAACTTGGCTTCGCGACGAACACCAAAGAAACCACGGTCGACGGCTTGAGCGCGTTGTGCACGCCAAGCGTCACCTGGAGTCAAGTTGTTGTTCTTCAGGTTGTCTTGCTGCAGCACGTGGCAAGAGTCGCCCATTGCAGCAGCGTAGTTACAACGAGACAAAGCAGGTTGTCCGCTGCCTGGGTCGCTGGGGCAACGCAGCGTGGGAAGCTCAGTCGCCCACGGCACGTATTCCCACTGGTCACGAGGGCTCGGTCCCATCGCTGGCCAGCGGCCGCCGACTGATGGAATCGTGTAACCTGGAGTCACGGTTGCTTGGCTCGGATTGCTGATCGATTCCCAAAGAGCTTGTTGCTCGAAGAAAGGGGTCAATCCGACGTGAATGCTCAAGCACTCGTTGTTGGAGTTGTCCGAAGGACGCCACCACTCTGGACCGCCAGAGGTGACGCCAGCGATCCCGGTACCGCTACCGACCGTCGGGATCTGCTTGTAAGTGGAGTGGTAATTCTGGATTGCCAAACCGATTTGCTTGAAGTTGTTGCTGCAGCTCATTCGACGCGCGGCTTCCCGAGCGGCTTGAACTGCGGGCAACAAAAGCCCCACAAGAATGCCGATGATGGCGATGACGACCAACAGCTCCACAAGTGTGAAACCGCTAGCCCGATTTCTGAAAGGTTTCATTCGTTACTCCTGAGATGTAGAATGAAAAGAGAACAATAAACAAGTGAACGATTATACCCTGAAAACGCGAATTAGCGTGAGGGTTACCGCCCTAAATTACTCAAATATGCTGACTATGCGACCCCAATTCGGTCAAACCGGGGTCTTGAATCCAGGAATTAAGTCCCTTTCCCAGGCGGTATAAGTTTCTTTGCTCAATTCGATGATCCAACAACTCGGATTCGCTTGTCTGGCCGCACCCTTAATGCTTGCAACCATTTCGGGATGTCGCGAATCAACCCCTGACAGCGGGGTGAATTCCGGCGTTGTCGTCGATTCGGAAGAGCCCCGCGACGCCATGAGTCGGGCCATGCAGCTTAGAGATTGGGCGACAGCGGATCGCTTCGCCAAGCAGGCCCTGATCGCCGAACCGGATGATCCGGAGTTGCTGACCAGCGCAGCCAAGATCGCCGCATTGAGCGGTCAGAAGCGAGAAGCGGCGCGTCTGCTGACACATGCTGCCAAAGCAGCGGGCTACTTGCCGTCCAGTCGAGTCGACTTTGCCGTGCAAGCTTTGATCGATGTCGGTGAGTTGTACGCAGCGATCGACCTGCTCAATGAGTCTTTGGCTGCCAACGGCGACAACACGACCCATCGAAAGATGTTGATCGGGTTTCTCGGGGAAGCCCAACGAACGGAATTGATCCCGCCCCATCTGAAACGGTTGATTCAGAATCGAGCTTTTGACGTTCAGTTGCTGTTGGCGGTCACCGAAACGTCGTCACGGCGGTTTTCCTTCAACACCGCCAAGATTTTGTTGGAACGCAACCCTGATGACCATCGCGTGCGATTGGGAGACGCCTTGGAATTGCTCGACAAGCACGACGCCATCGCATGCGAAACGATGCTGCGTGAGATCCTAGAGCATCACCCAAAGTTTGCCCCCGCCTACGCACTGTTGGGGCAAACACTGATGGAACAACGCAGGATCGACGAGATTCCCGCATGGGCGGATGCGGCGCCGGTCGACTGTCGCGAACACGCCGATTACTGGCTGACGATCGGAGACTGGGCGGCCTCGTTCGACAAACACCAGCAGGCTGCGAGGGCTTACTGGGAGGCAACACGACGTGACCCCAACGACAGCAACGCATGGATTCGTCTTTCCCAAGCCTTGCGAAGTGTTCGATCATCACAAGCCGTCGATGATTCTAACGCCGTATCCGACGCCCAACTGCACGCCATCGAAGCCCGCATCGAACGACTGCTAAAGCTGCGCGCACACTACTATGACTTCACCTGGGAAGGCAAGGACCGCCAAGCCAACGCCGTTGCCATCGCCGACGACCTGTTTGCGTTGGGTCGAACGTGGGAAGCGGAAGCCTGGACCGCCGTGGCCACCACGATGAAAAAGGAACCGACGTCGCGACTTGGGGAACTACGAAAAGAAGTGTTGGCTCGACTGAGCAAGGATCCCAGTTGGATCTCGCCGATCGATCAGCCTTCGCTCGCACTGGATCTCTCACCTTGGCCCGAACCGACGCTTCAATCGCCCAATCAACAACCGTCCAAAAGCACTGGCATCGCTCCCCGACTCGCATCGCACGACCATCTGCTGATGCGTGACGAAAGTGAGACCTGGCAACTGGATGGCGTCGGCGCCAAAAACAATCCAGACAATGCAAAGCTTGCGGCTTTGATCCGATCGACAGGAGTCGGCGGCGGCGCGATCGATTTCGATCTGGACGGCTGGCCCGATGCGTTGGTGATGGGAGCGGGCGGCACGATGCTGAAATCGGACTCGATGGCAAACGAGTTGCTGCGAAACCTCGGCGATCGTTTCATCAAGGTCACTGCAATGACCGGAACGGGAGATCGTGGATACGGGCAAGGCGTGGCCATCGGCGATTTCAACGAAGACGGCTTCGCGGACTTGTTCTTTGCCAACCTCGGTAAGAATAAACTGCTGAGAAACAATGGCGACGGCAGTTTCAGTGACTGCACCGAATTGCTCGACGATGGTCAGTGGCAGGAATGGAGCACCTGCGGCGCTTTTGTTGATATGAATCGAGACGGCATCACCGATTTGTTGACGACGAACTACTGCCGAACGATTGCCAACATGGACAAGGCGTGCCCAGACGCCAACGGCGTACCCGGGCCATGTCACCCGCTGAAGTTTCCCGCTCACCGAGATCAATTCTTCGTGGGCAAGGGCGATGGAAGCCTGCAAGATGTGTCCGACACATGGATCGGCGATGTGACACCCGGTCGAGGACTAGGCATTGTCGCCGGTGCTCTGGACGGTCGACAGATCGGTGCCTTTGTCGCCAACGACATGACACCCAATGCTTTTTATCGCTACCTCGGCAGTGCAGATCAGCGACTCGACGAGAACGCCACCGTCAGCGGATTGGCCGTCGACGGACGGACGATTGCTCAAGCATCGATGGGGATCGCATGCAGTGATTTCGATGGTGACGGAGACTTGGACTTCTACGTCACAGGTTTCGGTCGCGAATACAATATTTTATACGATCAAGTCGCACCGGGGCTGTGGCAGGACATCACGAACAAACTGGACTTGGTGCAATCCACATTACCCATGGTCGGATTCGGCACCGAAGCGATCGACTTGGACGCAGACGGCATTGACGAAATCTTGGTGACCAATGGACACATCGGCGATTTCAATGAGCCGGATAGTTTGCCCTACGAACAGCCGCTCCAGGTATTCCGCCGCGGTGCCTCGGGCAGTTTCCAATGGGTGGATGACGATCGATGGGGCGACTACTTTCGTCAAAGCCACGTCGGTCGCGCGTTGTGGACGATCGATGTCAACCGCGATGGTCACAGCGACGTGATGATCACACACTCCTACGAACAGATGAGGTTGCTGGTCAATCACACCAAAAGTGATGCCGATCGAATCGCATTTCAATTGGTCGGGACCGATGACAGTCGCGGCGCCGTGGGTGCGATCATTCGCTTTGTGTGCAACGGCCGCCAACGAAGTTTGTGGGCGCTGGCCGGAGGCGGATACTTGTGCACCAACGAAAACATCTTGCGTGCCGGGTTGGGTCAGGCTGACGAAGTGACTGACGTGACAGTGACGTGGCCCAACGGCGACACTCAATCACTTGGCACCCTGCCGTCCAATCAGCTTTACTTGATCGTGCAGGGAGATGGCTTGCCGTTTGTGATGGATGAATATGCCGCCGCCGGGAAAGATTGAATGCGTTGTTGCCCGGTGAAGTTCAAGCAAAAACATCGTCTCACGTTGCTCGGCAACGCATTGCCGGTATCTGGTGTAGTGGATTTCGCCAGAAATCCTTTGCGAAAGGAATTCTGGCGAATCCCACGACCAATGGTCTGCTTGACGTTGTCGGCAATTCTCTTGCTGGGCGGGTGCAGCCGGCCTGGCGTCGAAGGAAGCACGCCGGAGAACGACACCAGTACCGCAAGCGGAACATCGGACTCGTCCGATCCGGTCGCCGCATTTCAAACCGCAATTGAACAGCGGGATTGGCAGCGCGCCGAGCAATTGGTTTCTCAAGCGATGATCGCCCGACCAGACGACCCCGACGTTTTGACCAACGCGGCGATCGTGACAGGCAGGGCCGGGCAACAAGAGGAAGCGGCAAACTTGCTGGCCCAAGCCGTCCGAGTTTCGCAGTTCGATATCAGCGGCCAACGTGTCGACCACGCCGTACAGGCTTTCATCCAGATCGGTCATCTGTACGACGCGATCGAGTTGATCGAGCAAGTACTGCAGACGCATCCGGACGCCCATCGTTACCGGAGGATCTTGGTCGGCTTGCTCGGTGAAGCACAGTTGACTTCAGAGCTGCCCCAGCACATGAGCCGCTTGATCCGGGCGCGTCAGTTCGATTTGATGCTGCTGATGGCCACCACCGAAACAAGCTTTCGTCGCTTTTCATCTCAGTCCATCACGACCCTGTTGGCTCGTAATCCGTCCGATTGGCGACCGCGATTGGGGGAAGCTCAGACGTTGCTGGAGTCCCGCAATGCCGCGGCCGCCGAAGATGTCTTGCGACAGATCCTATCACGCCACCCAGACTTTGTCCCCGCGCACGCCTTGCTGGGGTACGCTTTGGTCGCTCAAGGAAAAACACAATCGCTGCCGGAATGGTTTGACGCTCTGCCGGGCGACGCTGACGAACTGGCCGGGTATTGGTTGGCACTGGGTGAAAACGCGTTGAGCCACGGCGAGACCTTGGCGGCGGTCAGAGCGTTCGCCCAAGCGACACGACGAAGCCCCAACGATAGCTTTGCTTGGACTCGTCTGGCAGACGCCATCGCAACGCTGCAAAGCAATACGAAGCCATCTAGCGACAACGTGCCCATCGACCTGAATGGCATCGACCTGGAGGCCGTCGCCTCGGCCATCGCGCGGCGCCGCGAAAGCCTGTTGGAACTGCGAGACCGGTTTTCCGAGTTCAGGGACGGGCACCAAACCAGTCAGACCAGGGCGGTTCAGGTCGCCAAGCCATTGTTCGACCTGGGACGATTCTGGGAAGCAGAAGCGTGGCTGGCCATCGCAACCACTTTGCCCGACGAAAAAACAAACGAAGCAACAGAACTACGTGAAAGCGTCTTGGCCTCTCTGTCCAAGGATCCCGTTTGGCAAAGCACACAAGGACACCCTGAGTTGAGTTTTGACCTCGCAGGCCTTCCTGTCCCATCGATGATCCGTGATACAGCCATCGCGAACAACAAACCATCGGTGCTCGCCGGAGATCAGGAGTTCCGCATGAGCGATGAAGCCAAACGTTGGGGGCTAGACTTCTACGGTGCGGTCGGAAAAGAGGTGATGGGACCGCACGTGCCGATCTATCAAACATTGGGATGCGGTGGTGGCGTGATCGACTTTGACAACGACGGCCGACACGATCTGATACTGCTCGCAGCGGGTGGCGGCATCGGCAAACTCGACAGCGAACCGGGGCAACTATTTCGAAACCTGGGTGATTCATTCTCCCCGATCGGTGGTGTTGCCGGGTTTGGTGACCGAGGTTTTTCACACGGCGTGGCCGTCGGTGATTACAACGACGACGGATTGGCGGACGTTCTGGTGACCAACTTGGGACGCAATCGATTGTTTCGAAACAATGGCGATGGAACGTTTGTCGATGCCACCGATGTGATGGATGCCGAGCGGCGAACCGACTGGAGCACCAGCGGGGCAATCGCGGACATCGATCAAGACGGATACAACGATCTTGTGATCGTCAACTACTGCGACACGAGCGAACCACTTGACCAACCTTGCTTTGACGATCAAGGCCACGAGATCAACTGCTACCCGCTCCGGTTTCGCGCCGCCGCGGATCGCTTCCTGCGTGGTTCCAGTGCAGGGACATTCACAGATGTTACCGATCAATGGAGCAACCCAACGGCGATCGGTCGTGGCCTCGGCTTGCTCGTCGGACGCCTGGATGGACAACGCCAAGGGATCTACGTTGCCAATGATGCTTCCGTCAACCACTACTACCGTTGGAACTCGCTGGTCGCCGATCATCCACTAACGGACTTGGGCATCTCCTGTGGCCTCGCCGTCGACGCTCAGTCGCTGGACCAAGGATCGATGGGGATCGCCAGCGAAGACTTTGACAATGACGGCGACCTCGACGTGTACGTGACAGGTTTTGCCAACGAGTACAACATTCTTTACGAGCAACAATCTCCTGGTCTCTGGACCGATCGAACCGGAGTCCAGCAGTTGATCGCACCGACTCTGCAAACCGTAGGATTTGGCACTCAAGCGGTCGACTTGGACAATAACGGTGTCCATGAAATCATCGTTGCCAACGGGCACATCGGCGACTACGGCGAACAATCACCGCCGTATGCTCAGCCCCTGCAGGTCTTTCGTCGCCACGCGAATCGACAATGGGTCATTGAAACGATCGATCAATGGGGAAACTATTTTTCAAACTCACACGTCGGCCGCAGCCTGTTCACCGTCGATGCGAACCACGATGGTCGCACGGATGTGATCGTGACGCACGCCACCGAACCGGTCGCGATGCTGCTCAATCAAACTCAATCGGCTCATCACCGAATCACGTTTCGCTTAGTTGACACCACGGGCACGCGCGATGCCGTCGGTGCCATGATTCGATTTGAGATGGGCGACGGAACCGGTTCCCTGACGCGAACCTTGTTTCGGCTTGCGGGAAACGGATACTTGTGCACCAATCGCCCGGAGATCTGCGCCGGCACCGGAGTCTTTGCTCAAGTCGAGAACGTGCGTGTGACTTGGCCGGACGGCAGAGAGCAAGTCATTGGCTCGCTCAAGTCAGACAAAGAATATCTCATGGTCCGCGGACAAGTACCTTTCGTCCTGCGGACCTATCGTGATTGATCGCCCAGCCGAAACGTCCAAGACACTGGACGTGTCAACGACGATTGGCGATGAGTTGCGTCTACACGCAGCTCAGTTGCCAGGACCTTGCTTGCCTTGAGCTTTCATCGCATCTTCGTAGCCTTTCTGGCTCGGCAGCTCCGAGGTGGGGACAGCATTTTCTGGCGGCTTGTTCACAACGGGCTTGCTATCACCACAACCAACAGAACTGACTGCCATGAAGCAGAACATGACAACGCTGGCAAATGTCAACTTTTTCATCGGATACCTCAGTCGATTTTGACGACGAGCAACAAGGGAATAAAGGAACCGGCTGACGCCTGCTCCACAGGGAAGACTCCGCATTATAGACACCATTGACACCGACGGCTACGTGTCCATGACTATGTGTCCATGACGGTGACGCTCCCCAGTTTCACGCGGCTAGCCCGGGTTATGAAATGCAAACTGCATTTACCAGCGATGTCACAACTCATTGTCATGAATCTTTTTGCGCAAAAATCAATCATCCGCATGAATAATCCGCGTCTAGCGTGGATAGAGCCGGTCATCGTTCTCAATCGAAAGGTAGCGACGGTCTATTTGGGGGGATGCGAACACCTGCCGCTTTCCCGATGGCCAAACGATCTCAAGCTGCTGAATCGCATTCTCCTGACCAAGACCGACATCGATCACTGATTCATCGTTGCAAAAATAGCCGTCACCGGCGCTGACCCAGTTCGAAAAGCTGCCGCGTTTCGTGGAGACCACCACGCGTGCTCCGATCGCATCCCGTTCACTCTGTACTCCCACCAATTCCAATTGAATCCAGTGCCCAGGTGTTTCAGTGCGGTTTTCCAACAGCGCCAACGGTTGATCCAAGTGACCGATCAGTACGTCGACCGCGCCATCGCGGTTGAAATCGGTGGTCGCCATCGATCGCCCCAAGTACGCCCCGCTCCAGTAACCGGATTCGTCCTCGACCGTGGCCGGATCAAATCGATCGCCACGACCGTGCAGAAACTGCGGCGGCATCTGAAATCCTTCGCCGATGAATCGCATGTCAAAGATATGCCCGTTGGTGACCAACAGATCGAGACAACCATTGCGGTCCACATCAATGGCTTTCGTGCCAAAGCCGACGTAGGGAATGCTCACCAAGTCGATCCCATAGCGAGCCGCCATGTCGG from Stieleria varia carries:
- a CDS encoding tetratricopeptide repeat protein, producing MRDLSQRIVSAIALAILCWVASGCGSPVENSGPQTPTGADQSSQATSAANASKSAAREPDATDSAERSDGDSSEPLNASPWSTTLAPQGEFPEGYVGTATCAQCHPNRHASFLETHHSRSLSLVDAMKDRSRDIKLQHPASGREYDTVEQEGTLWHREWKRFGDGPRDRVLVNELPVGYAMGSGAFAQGYLLTDEDYLLQSPVTWYRGSDHFGMAPGYDQPNHFAMTRLIDADCLFCHAGLVSRRDNNPHKPIIHELAIGCERCHGPGEEHTRLYRDVATNKTEPTEVVDSKIVNPNELDRMQVESMCGQCHLQGDVVVHAAGKDIWDFVAGEDLAQTRVHYKNEPPGDFSKVFTGHFDQMWQSPCYVQSETLTCVTCHDSHRSEPIADQVSYRRDQCNQCHADQGCAMPIADRETQCGNDCVSCHMPSIASEVPHTSTTSHLIAIYRDGVPQNVDITPRQLRRLQQTTSLSEQQLARRDRLAEAYNAVDQAQLGNLGPLAQYQESDQLLELLRNDRSDAEIYSLLARMAWIKAENLPPVDANRAEVIRQRQRVLRFAPQTLQLEPRPLRSREAALEALSMLLMDNGNFADAVQSLEELTRIRRTASDQYNLGLCLARVGRIPDAERAFRAAIEIDGSYTPPYHSLSVLYRTVNPTLSQQFAQREKQLRAAAGGK
- a CDS encoding FG-GAP-like repeat-containing protein, whose product is MRCCPVKFKQKHRLTLLGNALPVSGVVDFARNPLRKEFWRIPRPMVCLTLSAILLLGGCSRPGVEGSTPENDTSTASGTSDSSDPVAAFQTAIEQRDWQRAEQLVSQAMIARPDDPDVLTNAAIVTGRAGQQEEAANLLAQAVRVSQFDISGQRVDHAVQAFIQIGHLYDAIELIEQVLQTHPDAHRYRRILVGLLGEAQLTSELPQHMSRLIRARQFDLMLLMATTETSFRRFSSQSITTLLARNPSDWRPRLGEAQTLLESRNAAAAEDVLRQILSRHPDFVPAHALLGYALVAQGKTQSLPEWFDALPGDADELAGYWLALGENALSHGETLAAVRAFAQATRRSPNDSFAWTRLADAIATLQSNTKPSSDNVPIDLNGIDLEAVASAIARRRESLLELRDRFSEFRDGHQTSQTRAVQVAKPLFDLGRFWEAEAWLAIATTLPDEKTNEATELRESVLASLSKDPVWQSTQGHPELSFDLAGLPVPSMIRDTAIANNKPSVLAGDQEFRMSDEAKRWGLDFYGAVGKEVMGPHVPIYQTLGCGGGVIDFDNDGRHDLILLAAGGGIGKLDSEPGQLFRNLGDSFSPIGGVAGFGDRGFSHGVAVGDYNDDGLADVLVTNLGRNRLFRNNGDGTFVDATDVMDAERRTDWSTSGAIADIDQDGYNDLVIVNYCDTSEPLDQPCFDDQGHEINCYPLRFRAAADRFLRGSSAGTFTDVTDQWSNPTAIGRGLGLLVGRLDGQRQGIYVANDASVNHYYRWNSLVADHPLTDLGISCGLAVDAQSLDQGSMGIASEDFDNDGDLDVYVTGFANEYNILYEQQSPGLWTDRTGVQQLIAPTLQTVGFGTQAVDLDNNGVHEIIVANGHIGDYGEQSPPYAQPLQVFRRHANRQWVIETIDQWGNYFSNSHVGRSLFTVDANHDGRTDVIVTHATEPVAMLLNQTQSAHHRITFRLVDTTGTRDAVGAMIRFEMGDGTGSLTRTLFRLAGNGYLCTNRPEICAGTGVFAQVENVRVTWPDGREQVIGSLKSDKEYLMVRGQVPFVLRTYRD
- a CDS encoding FG-GAP-like repeat-containing protein produces the protein MQLRDWATADRFAKQALIAEPDDPELLTSAAKIAALSGQKREAARLLTHAAKAAGYLPSSRVDFAVQALIDVGELYAAIDLLNESLAANGDNTTHRKMLIGFLGEAQRTELIPPHLKRLIQNRAFDVQLLLAVTETSSRRFSFNTAKILLERNPDDHRVRLGDALELLDKHDAIACETMLREILEHHPKFAPAYALLGQTLMEQRRIDEIPAWADAAPVDCREHADYWLTIGDWAASFDKHQQAARAYWEATRRDPNDSNAWIRLSQALRSVRSSQAVDDSNAVSDAQLHAIEARIERLLKLRAHYYDFTWEGKDRQANAVAIADDLFALGRTWEAEAWTAVATTMKKEPTSRLGELRKEVLARLSKDPSWISPIDQPSLALDLSPWPEPTLQSPNQQPSKSTGIAPRLASHDHLLMRDESETWQLDGVGAKNNPDNAKLAALIRSTGVGGGAIDFDLDGWPDALVMGAGGTMLKSDSMANELLRNLGDRFIKVTAMTGTGDRGYGQGVAIGDFNEDGFADLFFANLGKNKLLRNNGDGSFSDCTELLDDGQWQEWSTCGAFVDMNRDGITDLLTTNYCRTIANMDKACPDANGVPGPCHPLKFPAHRDQFFVGKGDGSLQDVSDTWIGDVTPGRGLGIVAGALDGRQIGAFVANDMTPNAFYRYLGSADQRLDENATVSGLAVDGRTIAQASMGIACSDFDGDGDLDFYVTGFGREYNILYDQVAPGLWQDITNKLDLVQSTLPMVGFGTEAIDLDADGIDEILVTNGHIGDFNEPDSLPYEQPLQVFRRGASGSFQWVDDDRWGDYFRQSHVGRALWTIDVNRDGHSDVMITHSYEQMRLLVNHTKSDADRIAFQLVGTDDSRGAVGAIIRFVCNGRQRSLWALAGGGYLCTNENILRAGLGQADEVTDVTVTWPNGDTQSLGTLPSNQLYLIVQGDGLPFVMDEYAAAGKD
- a CDS encoding DUF1559 domain-containing protein, with product MKPFRNRASGFTLVELLVVIAIIGILVGLLLPAVQAAREAARRMSCSNNFKQIGLAIQNYHSTYKQIPTVGSGTGIAGVTSGGPEWWRPSDNSNNECLSIHVGLTPFFEQQALWESISNPSQATVTPGYTIPSVGGRWPAMGPSPRDQWEYVPWATELPTLRCPSDPGSGQPALSRCNYAAAMGDSCHVLQQDNLKNNNLTPGDAWRAQRAQAVDRGFFGVRREAKFRDILDGLSNTVCMGEIVSDLGDLDKRSAISVTNGDQWDAVGTAGPQFNPMWCVENNQLDPLAPNFWCQGGTCTTPNLIHSDRQSRGMNWAFYQATSNMVWTIRPPNAESCMGGHQDAAGSLPPSSRHQGGAHILMGDGAVIFISDSIEAGDQNAPSISFYNRPGKKSPYGLWGAMGTRAAKEVIEEQLNQ